A DNA window from Helianthus annuus cultivar XRQ/B chromosome 15, HanXRQr2.0-SUNRISE, whole genome shotgun sequence contains the following coding sequences:
- the LOC110910756 gene encoding uncharacterized protein LOC110910756 isoform X1: MRKRERRDGCELKWVCVQCITTTPSPPQHPPPLYLHRHHHSAMENWIKWRRRCWVRLVMVRFEPGIILQDFPCSESAIRPDLLSCDSCGEHLCLVAQIYAPISSKMLTQSGVPSSLLFEISFSDVC, translated from the exons atgagaaagagagagaggagGGATGGGTGTGAACTGAAATGGGTGTGTGTGCAGTGTATCACCACTACACCGTCACCACCACAACACCCACCACCGTTGTATCTCCACCGTCACCACCATTCAGCGATGGAGAATTGGATAAAGTGGAGAAGACG GTGTTGGGTTAGGCTGGTAATGGTACGGTTCGAACCGGGTATTATTCTGCAGGACTTTCCTTGTTCTGAGTCTGCTATTAGACCGGATCTTCTTAGCTGTGATTCATGTGGAGAACACCTATGTCTTGTGGCTCAG ATTTATGCCCCTATTTCCAGCAAGATGTTAACG CAATCAGGCGTACCGTCTTCTCTGCTTTTCGAAATCTCATTCAGCGATGTCTGTTAG
- the LOC110910756 gene encoding uncharacterized protein LOC110910756 isoform X2, producing the protein MRKRERRDGCELKWVCVQCITTTPSPPQHPPPLYLHRHHHSAMENWIKWRRRCWVRLVMVRFEPGIILQDFPCSESAIRPDLLSCDSCGEHLCLVAQQSGVPSSLLFEISFSDVC; encoded by the exons atgagaaagagagagaggagGGATGGGTGTGAACTGAAATGGGTGTGTGTGCAGTGTATCACCACTACACCGTCACCACCACAACACCCACCACCGTTGTATCTCCACCGTCACCACCATTCAGCGATGGAGAATTGGATAAAGTGGAGAAGACG GTGTTGGGTTAGGCTGGTAATGGTACGGTTCGAACCGGGTATTATTCTGCAGGACTTTCCTTGTTCTGAGTCTGCTATTAGACCGGATCTTCTTAGCTGTGATTCATGTGGAGAACACCTATGTCTTGTGGCTCAG CAATCAGGCGTACCGTCTTCTCTGCTTTTCGAAATCTCATTCAGCGATGTCTGTTAG
- the LOC110910756 gene encoding uncharacterized protein LOC110910756 isoform X3: protein MRKRERRDGCELKWVCVQCITTTPSPPQHPPPLYLHRHHHSAMENWIKWRRRNQAYRLLCFSKSHSAMSVSDGSVVGMVVVRWRGWWWCGGGDGGGAVMEGGGGGWISRERECAE from the exons atgagaaagagagagaggagGGATGGGTGTGAACTGAAATGGGTGTGTGTGCAGTGTATCACCACTACACCGTCACCACCACAACACCCACCACCGTTGTATCTCCACCGTCACCACCATTCAGCGATGGAGAATTGGATAAAGTGGAGAAGACG CAATCAGGCGTACCGTCTTCTCTGCTTTTCGAAATCTCATTCAGCGATGTCTGTTAGCGATGGTTCAGTGGTGGGAATGGTGGTGGTGCGGTGGcggggatggtggtggtgcggtggcggggatggtggtggtgcggtgatggagggtggtggtggtggttggatCTCCAGAGAGAGAGAATGTGCagaataa